In the genome of Paenibacillus pabuli, the window ATGTTCGAGCTGGTATGGTTATACTTGTGTAACCCTCAGTTTTACTCGAATCCCCCTTGAATGCGGACAGCATATAAGGAAAATGATCCTCATCTGTTTTTTTGTAGCTACAAACAGCATGTATTTTATGATAGTTCTGATTTAAAAAGGTTGGTAGGTCTCCAGCATTGTCCGCCAGCCTTTCAACCTCGCCGTTAGCATGGCATTGCTTCCATAATTCTGCTGGAGTATCTGCTCCGTTTAATTGTAATACTTTTTCAATACCGAATACTTGAAAGGATTCTTTTGTCTCAATACGATAGTTCATAGCTTTTTCCCCTTTAATTGAAATAAGGAAGGAAAGCCGAGGAAAGGCTTTGAGGGAGGTCCCTTCTTCTCGGGCCATTGCTGGATTAACACCATGTAATAATTGAAAAGCCCTTGCGAATGAAACTGGAGATTCATAACCATACTTTATCGCAATATCAACTACTCTCAGATCACTATTCTGCAATTCAATTGCAGCGAGAGTAAGCCTTCTTCTCCTTATATATTCCGCAAGAGACACATCTGTAATGAATGAGAACATTCTCTGGAACTGATGTGAAGAACAACAAGCACATTTAGCAACTTCCTTCAATTCGATCTTTCCAGTTAGATTCAATTCAATGAAATCCAATGCTCGATTCATCCTCATCAGCCAATCCATCTGATCCCTCCTCTTAACAAAAGTATAGTTTCACTACATCTTCATATCGCAACAATTTGTGCACAATTAAGTTTCCTTGGAGAATTCAAGTCGATTTTAAAAATTAATTATATAGCACAAAGATGTACTTATTACAGGTAATCCTGAACGTTAAGATAATCTTTTGTACTAATCTGCCCGTTAATTGAACAAAAGCAGCTGATCACTTTGACCGGCTGCTTTCTTAGTTTTATTACGCTAACGTTTGAAATTGTTATTTAATTGATACGGTATTTAGGTCAGCTTACTGGCGCCAATACCGTCATAGCCACGGCCAGCACGTCCCGCGTCATCGTCTCTACCGTACGCTGCCCAGGGTGACGGCTCCACTGCATGGCCGATCCAAATATCCCCCAGCTGATCACTTCCGCTGTTGTCTCCATCATCCCCTTCGCGACAGAAGTCTGCGGCCCCTCCCTTTGGCGCAGCCATCGGAGCAGCAACTGTTCGATCTCCTTCTGAATCGCAATCTCGAACATGGGCTCGAACTGGACGTCGCCCGGCGACGTATACTCACGAAGACGAGCCGAAAATACGAATGTGGCTTGAATCAGAGTTCGCAGATCACTCATTCCCGTAAGTTCGTAGTCCGGCAAGTGCATCTCC includes:
- a CDS encoding AraC family transcriptional regulator: MDWLMRMNRALDFIELNLTGKIELKEVAKCACCSSHQFQRMFSFITDVSLAEYIRRRRLTLAAIELQNSDLRVVDIAIKYGYESPVSFARAFQLLHGVNPAMAREEGTSLKAFPRLSFLISIKGEKAMNYRIETKESFQVFGIEKVLQLNGADTPAELWKQCHANGEVERLADNAGDLPTFLNQNYHKIHAVCSYKKTDEDHFPYMLSAFKGDSSKTEGYTSITIPARTWAIFSSDPFTWDKFDETIETLYKRFFSEWLPTAGYEQVDGLEFEITGAKDGLNFVELWFAVRKIHEL
- a CDS encoding TetR/AcrR family transcriptional regulator, which produces MPVNLSDPRVKRTRQLLLQSFMDLLEQKKNIYSISVQDITARATVNRSTFYAHFEDKYAFLECWMSVKFRNVMEMHLPDYELTGMSDLRTLIQATFVFSARLREYTSPGDVQFEPMFEIAIQKEIEQLLLRWLRQREGPQTSVAKGMMETTAEVISWGIFGSAMQWSRHPGQRTVETMTRDVLAVAMTVLAPVS